The genome window aattgcactatataatatttgatgttataacttctataattatataccgatccaaatattcttaaatattatagcaaattcattccgtgcattgcacgggtgcGAACACTATTAAAAGTTAATGGTGTAATGagacaaaattaaaatcataggACTAAGTTTAACAATGCCACAATAATGGATGACAAAAAGTAgaatttgttctttaattgaATGATCAAATCTAGAACAAAATCAATTCTCAATAGAACACTTaatggtcaaattaaaaatcaagaatataaaaactaataaatatggATAGTCAGTGGATGAttaatagaattaactcaatattattattataaagttgAACCATATTTTTCCATTGCAATATGATATAGTTTTTTCGGGATCTTGTTTCTTTAAATTGGTTTTATTTGTTCGattaaagttaaaatatttacattatttgttgGAGATTAGTACAAATTTTAACAGAATAAAGCAAGTCATCACAAGAAAAAATGGACGATTATACCGTGGAGGAGGGTGTACATTGCATTGTAGATCTTGTTAtaaaataactttcagattatGTGACTGTAATTGACATAATTTATACGTATATTTAATAGTTTTTGTACCTTTATATAAATTGAAAATACTCACATgttaactatagacacataaaatagtaattacaaacacataaacgATTAACTGCGGATATtgaatatgttaactataaacatataatatattaatggcGGCCGATACAGTGAAAGTGTAATTTTGACAAGAAACATTATTACTACCAAATaaatattagatattttttGGTAGTATCacgtattatattattttgaaaatattctatAATGAAAATAGCAAAGTTTTATtaccaaattaatatatattttgaaaatattctatATTTGAAAAGATTACTATTTTGGAAgattatataatgtattattattaccatttaaaatatgattttatgataataataatcacgTTGTTGtgatattgaaatattttattccataAATAGTGATTCTTTATGAGATTATTGAATGCTATTTAGGAAACGTTCAATTATTACAATGTTTTAGATTAATGGATTTCACTAAAgataatattataatagtaaCTGATTGattttatacaaatttaattttggtatggaaataattatttaatggaaagtttagatttattatatcaaatttttagcatgtttatatgaaatatttttacTTTGGGAAAGAAATGGTTGTTAGGTGGATACATtaattcttgttttctttttatttatttattttttctgatttatttttttatttattatttatttatttcttttttgtctttgtgtgtgtctatataagTAAGTAAATGTGGGTAATGTTGGGTATAGTGAAAACTTTTTTCTTCTCTACTTGATTTAGCATTTGTTTAGCGTTGTTGGAAAACAACATTAAAGAAAATGACgaatcaaattttattgaaGGTGCTACATGTACTATGCTTGATCTTGGGTATGAGCCTAACAAGGTACTCTGATGCTCGTATTCTTCAACAAGAAAATCATCAAGCTACGGAAAAGATACTAGATTTCTCAACATCTCCATCCGCAAACATTCCTGTAGATAATCTTTCTCCAGGTTTACCACCCCCTCATTTTCCCGTTCCCCCAAACTCAGGCCATAGTGTTGCAGGTTTTCCAACCCCTCATTTCCCCGTTCCCCCAAACTCAGGCTATAATGTTCGAGGTTTACCACCCCCTCATTTCCCCGTTCCCCCAAACTCAGGCTATAATGTTCNNNNNNNNNNNNNNNNNNNNNNNNNNNNNNNNNNNNNNNNNNNNNNNNNNNNNNNNNNNNNNNNNNNNNNNNNNNNNNNNNNNNNNNNNNNNNNNNNNNNNNNNNNNNNNNNNNNNNNNNNNNNNNNNNNNNNNNNNNNNNNNNNNNNNNNNNNNNNNNNNNNNNNNNNNNNNNNNNNNNNNNNNNNNNNNNNNNNNNNNNNNNNNNNNNNNNNNNNNNNNNNNNNNNNNNNNNNNNNNNNNNNNNNNNNNNNNNNNNNNNNNNNNNNNNNNNNNNNNNNNNNNNNNNNNNNNNNNNNNNNNNNNNNNNNNNNNNNNNNNNNNNNNNNNNNNNNNNNNNNNNNNNNNNNNNNNNNNNNNNNNNNNNNNNNNNNNNNNNNNNNNNNNNNNNNNNNNNNNNNNNNNNNNNNNNNNNNNNNNNNNNNNNNNNNNNNNNNNNNNNNNNNNNNNNNNNNNNNNNNNNNNNNNNNNNNNNNNNNNNNNNNNNNNNNNNNNNNNNNNNNNNNNNNNNNNNNNNNNNNNNNNNNNNNNNNNNNNNNNNNNNNNNNNNNNNNNNNNNNNNNNNNNNNNNNNNNNNNNNNNNNNNNNNNNNNNNNNNNNNNNNNNNNNNNNNNNNNNNNNNNNNNNNNNNNNNNNNNNNNNNNNNNNNNNNNNNNNNNNNNNNNNNNNNNNNNNNNNNNNNNNNNNNNNNNNNNNNNNNNNNNNNNNNNNNNNNNNNNNNNNNNNNNNNNNNNNNNNNNNNNNNNNNNNNNNNNNNNNNNNNNNNNNNNNNNNNNNNNNNNNNNNNNNNNNNNNNNNNNNNNNNNNNNNNNNNNNNNNNNNNNNNNNNAAAttaaaaatcaagaatataaaaactaataaatatggATAGTCAGTGGATGAttaatagaattaactcaatattattattataaagttgAACCATATTTTTCCATTGCAATATGATATAGTTTTTTCGGGATCTTGTTTCTTTAAATTGGTTTTATTTGTTCGattaaagttaaaatatttacattatttgttgGAGATTAGTACAAATTTTAACAGAATAAAGCAAGTCATCACAAGAAAAAATGGACGATTATACCGTGGAGGAGGGTGTACATTGCATTGTAGATCTTGTTAtaaaataactttcagattatGTGACTGTAATTGACATAATTTATACGTATATTTAATAGTTTTTGTACCTTTATATAAATTGAAAATACTCACATgttaactatagacacataaaatagtaattacaaacacataaacgATTAACTGCGGATATtgaatatgttaactataaacatataatatattaatggcGGCCGATACAGTGAAAGTGTAATTTTGACAAGAAACATTATTACTACCAAATaaatattagatattttttGGTAGTATCacgtattatattattttgaaaatattctatAATGAAAATAGCAAAGTTTTATtaccaaattaatatatattttgaaaatattctatATTTGAAAAGATTACTATTTTGGAAgattatataatgtattattattaccatttaaaatatgattttatgataataataatcacgTTGTTGtgatattgaaatattttattccataAATAGTGATTCTTTATGTGATTATTGAATGCCATTTAGGAAACTTTCCACGATTACAATATTTTAGATTAGAGTGTTTCACTAAAGATAATATTGTAATAGTAACTGATTGATTTTATACAAATCTAATTTTGTTATggaattaattgattaatggaaagtttatatttattatataaattagtattttcacctgtgcgatgcacgaaatagatttgttataatatattaagaatatttggatcgatatataattatattaattataacatcaaatatatattatatagtgcaattgaagatatattttggatcgattatgttttctgatactatccttgtttgaattccagcaaataattgcttaattaacagctaatgtgtagatgtacacATGCGGTGCTGaaattttagagattttatatatcattgtttatgatttttataaattagtcAAATATattcgttctctagtaactcagttatagtattcaattgctattctaattcatgtgtatggaagatatatttttgtgtagatatatttcaattttgccatcttggagaaaaatataatatcaccggttgtatttacacattattgaaaatctctttgtaaacaacattaGTAGTACATAgtaacacaatcttgtccatcctcgtctagaactaattaacactttcaggctatcaggatgggtgactcgagaaaaaatcatgtacaattgaccgtgattaaaaactaGCATATGTGATGAacgtcgaaaccaacaaataataaatacttactcttatgaattgtaatagtgatgagtaaggtcgtacccACGGAGATTggtttgtaacaccccaattttcatctcttggatttattacaaaaNCAGGCCATAGTGTTGCAGGTTTTCCAACCCCTCATTTCCCCGTTCCCCCAAACTCAGGCTATAATGTTCGAGGTTTACCACCCCCTCATTTCCCCGTTCCCCCAAACTCAGGCTATAATGTTCCAGGTTTACCACCCCCTCATTTCCCCGTTCCCCCAAACTCAGGCTATAATGTTCCAAGTTTACCATCCCCTCATTTCCCCGTTCCCCCAAGCTCAGGCCATAGTGTTGCAGGTTTTCCAACCCCTCATTTCCCCGTTCCCCAAAACTCAGGCTATAATGTTCCAGGTTTACCACCCCCTCATTTCCCCGTTCCCCCAAACTTAGGCTATAATGTTCCAGGTTTACCACCCCCTCATTTCCCCGTTCCCCCAAGCTCAGGCCATAGTGTTGCAGGTTTTCCAACCCCTCATTTCCCCGTTCCCCCAAACTCAGGCTATAGTGTTGCAGGTTTTCCAACCCCTCATTTCCCCGTTCCCCCAAGCTCAGGCCATAGTGTTGCAGGTCGTCCTATCCCTGATTTTCCCGTTTCCCGCTGACTCTACTCTCTCAGTTTTTCGATTGtataagaaaaggaaattaaggaaatgatgataaatgaaaattaaagttccatttatatctacatatataatTCTTGTGTTATTCGccttcaatttttatttctacTTGCTTTAATTCTCTAACGGCTAACAACAATGCCTCAACTTAATCTTCAACTATTCTAATTATTACATGGGATATTATTTGTTGTAATTACCTGTTGAGGAAAGAGGTTTGATTAAAAACATTGCATCTTAATCCTCTTTATTATACGGTAAAATGACACAAATTCTATTGGAAACTATTTGTGACAAGCAAATAAAAGTTAATGatgtaattaaacaaaattaaagtaatagGACTAAATTTAACAATGCCAGAATAATGGATGACAAAAGGTAGAATTTGTTCTTTAATCGAATAACCATATCTAGAACAAAATCAACTCTCAATAGAACACTTATggtgaaattaaaaatcaagaatataaaaactaataaatatggATAGTCAGTGGATGAttaatagaattaactcaatattattattataaagttgAACCATATTTTTCCATTGCAATATGATATAGTTTTTTCGGGATCTTGTTTCTTTAAATTGGTTTTATTTGTTCGattaaagttaaaatatttacattatttgttgGAGATTAGTACAAATTTTAACAGAATAAAGCAAGTCATCACAAGAAAAAATGGACGATTATACCGTGGAGGAGGGTGTACATTGCATTGTAGATCTTGTTAtaaaataactttcagattatGTGACTGTAATTGACATAATTTATACGTATATTTAATAGTTTTTGTACCTTTATATAAATTGAAAATACTCACATgttaactatagacacataaaatagtaattacaaacacataaacgATTAACTGCGGATATtgaatatgttaactataaacatataatatattaatggcGGCCGATACAGTGAAAGTGTAATTTTGACAAGAAACATTATTACTACCAAATaaatattagatattttttGGTAGTATCacgtattatattattttgaaaatattctatAATGAAAATAGCAAAGTTTTATtaccaaattaatatatattttgaaaatattctatATTTGAAAAGATTACTATTTTGGAAgattatataatgtattattattaccatttaaaatatgattttatgataataataatcacgTTGTTGtgatattgaaatattttattccataAATAGTGATTCTTTATGTGATTATTGAATGCCATTTAGGAAACTTTCCACGATTACAATATTTTAGATTAGAGTGTTTCACTAAAGATAATATTGTAATAGTAACTGATTGATTTTATACAAATCTAATTTTGTTATggaattaattgattaatggaaagtttatatttattatataaattagtattttcacctgtgcgatgcacgaaatagatttgttataatatattaagaatatttggatcgatatataattatattaattataacatcaaatatatattatatagtgcaattgaagatatattttggatcgattatgttttctgatactatccttgtttgaattccagcaaataattgcttaattaacagctaatgtgtagatgtacacATGCGGTGCTGaaattttagagattttatatatcattgtttatgatttttataaattagtcAAATATattcgttctctagtaactcagttatagtattcaattgctattctaattcatgtgtatggaagatatatttttgtgtagatatatttcaattttgccatcttggagaaaaatataatatcaccggttgtatttacacattattgaaaatctctttgtaaacaacattaGTAGTACATAgtaacacaatcttgtccatcctcgtctagaactaattaacactttcaggctatcaggatgggtgactcgagaaaaaatcatgtacaattgaccgtgattaaaaactaGCATATGTGATGAacgtcgaaaccaacaaataataaatacttactcttatgaattgtaatagtgatgagtaaggtcgtacccACGGAGATTggtttgtaacaccccaattttcatctcttggatttattacaaaatcctaataatacaatacattgcggaagcgtctaaccagcagaaaactgggtgttaccgccacgcttaggtatctttcctatacccaaactctaaggctaaacttacaacctcaaataaccatatcaatatccagatatgtacatatggaaataatccctccagggtgtctattctagacTAGAGtgatcttcaacctcgactcccatcctatttagagctcatcggtcACAGGgacccacgctagactgcatctaataaaggacacaatNagcgaagaaacttcgctctgcagtatagattaatcatacagactccctcaccattcattattatcacacgactccataaccatcacacttgatcaaatatatttccccaaaatacacactttggttagtgttagtctcgttatggaaattcgagtacaggagacacaataattttcaaaacacaattactttccaagttaataaatataatgcacaaaaataatatttgggccttcaaaaattcacccggatgcccgtaggctttcaaaacatcgcaacactcagggttaaaaacatcggggaaaaaccgggtcaaaaacaagtcgaaaacgagtccgcgtcaaatctgccagaaatttcagttggcgcagtccgaaagattgagccggtaaaaatagttcccgaactctttttcacttgaaatttttatggtagaaccccaacttatagtacttgatgtccataaaaagttttggtcattttgatccacgaataaacacagaaaattcccttttcgcccttggcagtgtgctgtccagaatatttttctctctggaccagttttggaaaaaaattcgaaaaccatacttatactactccgatcattatgaaattttatatgcaggttctacacttatagaactacatgtctaaaaaaataggatcaaaataccttaccaatttttcccaataaatctcggaagttactgccagaatctatcctgatttcttttcactattttcacaagtataagcctatatgggcataaattcaacatatacatgcataaattagctatgaacatgtacataaaaattaccaaaaatccaaagtgtagtttcttaggctaacttgtagatccacgaacttaacacataatttccacgtaaaaattcctagtcatataatttactagcatttgttcaccttcaagtgactaaaccaacttaagggattccttacctcgatggaagattttaaaaccaAAGAAGTTGCTAGATCCTTCCTTTGAGTTCAAAGaccctaaaaatatcaccataataacaatatttttcatgcaccaaacattaacacttaagttctagagatgatttaatccaacaaagtctaaggtcttacctacacttagtctcTTGGGTTGGAAGAATGCTTAGGagctctttgatcacaatggaagaccaaactaatttttcttcttcttcctaatgGTGTAGTTCGAAAATGGGGtgggagagtgagagagagatgaatgtgattagtgtagattttgtcttgaagatcaagtaacaaaGTGCAACACTCCCATGCCTCATTAATGCTAACATTAAATGATCCAATCTTGGCTAGATTTTGGTTGTCacttgtcaataccctatggagtccttaagaagatcacaacttatttggccagtttatggttaaatcagatgaatgctcggaggattataacttaattcgggaaaattctaataccaaaattattctaaaaataatcccgtcgcaaatcaccaaaattgggaatttttcggtatctcgcgaaatataggtacagagttcgtaacaatttaccccttacagtccatttaaaattttcttgaactaactagaagttcaggcttaatcgtatgatacttaataatccaattgctaggaaaattggaactgaatctatatccttaaaaatttctcggttcgtgaccggtacgtagttcgcagcttatcgataactaatctttaaaaaaaaatctttcgagcaccgagaagccttctcttaaatgtcatagcttaaaaaaaaaaattatatcgatgttctcgaatcttaactttgtcggaaaaaccgaggggttacagttggttagacttattttaagcaatagatttaataaataatgagaaGAGAATGGAAATTTAAATAGCAacaatgaaatgaaaaataatatcaaatagcaaataaatatcaaataaatGTCAATTGCAACTAGTATCCAACCCAATGCATAATATCAGTtcaattctaacaagacagattattgatttgcaagccaaactaacttaactctttactagattggttatggttattaacaagctctaacaacctgtccttctttacttcgtcggtaatcaaaacaagctctttaattacttccctagctaataaacagtcctaaacaagctcttaagatttaatttactaacaacATTAAtagaattagaaagactactaatcctagccaacaaactcacaagctcggctcatttaagctagactataaatcttcataacacaaactgaaaatcaattataatcaaattgtgctatgctaccaacatcagaacacttaaacaattacggattcaaggttctaactagcaatttaataacttgacaattgaacaatgggctcttttgcaacaattaattaagcaataatttaaataaatataacagaagatgtatagataataaagtgcaaagaataatttaggctaaataaagctcACTgatcttgtagaatcaaacttcaataattctcgaattggaaaaataagaactcagcaGGAAATCGCAAGGAGTGTTTACAAAGTAAATAAGATTCTTCTGTACAAActgatgatttttttaaatcaagtCGTGAGGGGGGTGCCTCTGGGGAGCCGAAACATTACGCTGACTCCACCACTCTACGTGGTCGCGTTACATACATCAGGTCTTCGAAATAAGCTTCTTCGCTTACAATTGGGGCAAGCATCAACAATCCTTCTCTCATCGTCTTGATAAGTCCCAAAAGATGCCAGGCAACCGGCGACTCTATTCTGTTCACGGTAGATCACTCGGAAAGAGATCCTCCACTCCCTGATTCTCTAAAGTAAATAAGATTCTTCTGCACAAACTGATGATTTTACTACTGAACTCCTtgcctatttatactaatttaggCTTAGTACTATCCGTTCGTAATTGTTGTGGATGAAATTTGTAGAAGTTGCAGCTGTCCACGCGTCGCACGCCGCAGTCCGCAGCATCACTCGTCCGCACACAGCCGAATTCGTCGCTCCTCAAATTACTGCATTCTCCGCAGGTCGCACGTTCGCTGTTGTCTACGTacttaaaacaaaacaaaagaaaataaaattaaactaaaaacaattataaaacaaaactaaaaaccTAATAAAGTAAAGGTAATTAAgataggcaatttatatcgtgaatcacggtgcacaatgcattgcgTACCTCGtaccaaaacgatgtcgttttggtcattttaattaatgatttttttttttggaaattacgtttcccgtttcggtcggtctctgtatttatgttaatattctgtgtattctatgtaATCGTTCTATGTATTCCAGGCAaccattctatgtattctaggcaaccgttctgtgtattcatgttagtaacacatgttgtgatgtgttcttgcattcgaatgtttaggaggatgaattctgtgtattttgtgtcaatattctgtgtattcatgttattaacacaggttgtgatgtgtttgtgcattcgaatgttaggaggatgcgttctttgtattttgtgtcaatattctatgtattcttgacaaacattctgtgtattctaggcaaactttatgtgtattctagataatgattatatgtattataattaatgaattccctggagtcattcgcgtccgcgcccactaacatcaaaatgacgttgtttcggaccagggtccacagtgcactgtggaccgtggtccacgatataacgattgattaAGGTAGGTTTGGGTTGCTGAACATATATAGAATAATTAAAGGTATTTAAATTGGgccaattaataaaaacaatacaaagtaaaacaaatatataattagctcAAATAAGGCCAATTCTTATTAATAGGTCCATTAATCCTAACTATTCAACTAACTATTATATTagtgcaaaaaataaaataaagtgtaaaataaatataatgttaaataaataaaactaatttattatcaGATCAATCtaaattaagtataaaaatagtgcttatcaatatgcaagcatcaatgggaattatttatactggaacttgaagggcaatctcatatcagaaagagtgagagacattcgagggataagaactttggttccttcatgtcaTGTGCCCctttaactattcttgcttcaacaatgtgatctgcccatccaaactgttgaaatgcaatgtccataaccgttgattggcagactacacatgcttcatatttcat of Ipomoea triloba cultivar NCNSP0323 chromosome 3, ASM357664v1 contains these proteins:
- the LOC116013191 gene encoding uncharacterized protein LOC116013191, with the protein product MTNQILLKVLHVLCLILGMSLTRYSDARILQQENHQATEKILDFSTSPSANIPVDNLSPGLPPPHFPVPPNSGHSVAGFPTPHFPVPPNSGYNVRGHSVAGFPTPHFPVPPNSGYNVRGLPPPHFPVPPNSGYNVPGLPPPHFPVPPNSGYNVPSLPSPHFPVPPSSGHSVAGFPTPHFPVPQNSGYNVPGLPPPHFPVPPNLGYNVPGLPPPHFPVPPSSGHSVAGFPTPHFPVPPNSGYSVAGFPTPHFPVPPSSGHSVAGRPIPDFPVSR